GCAAATGGCATCGAGCGACAGGGCGATCATTACCCCTGCGACGTCTCCAGCGCGGGCTCAGCGACGGCGGGAGCGGCTTCCACATCCTCGAACCGATTGCACTGCTTCAGCGTCCCGGATTCCATCCGGTCGACAAAGAGAATGCCATCGAGATGATCCATCTCGTGCTGGAAGATCCGGGCTTCCCATCCCTGGATGGTCCGTTCGACCTTCTTCATCTGCTCGTCGAGATACTTGACGGTGATCTCAAACGCCCGGGCGACTTCGGCGGTATAGCCCTCATAGGAGAGGCAGCCCTCTTCGGCGACAGAGTTCCCGCGGCGATTCGTGATGACCGGATTGATCACCACCCGAAACTCGGTGGACTCCAGGTCCAGGGTGTAGATGAAGAAGCGCTTCTCGATGCCGACCTGCGGCGCGGAGAGCCCGACCCCCCGATGGGTGATCATGGTCTCGAACATATCCGCGAGCGTCTCCTCGAAATCATCGGGGAGGAACTTCACGGTGGAGCAGTTCACCCGCAGATCCGGATCTTCGATGTCGAGAATGGGCAGCAGCGCCACGGGGCACCTCGTCGGCAGCGTCGGCCGCGTACGGCCTCAGTAGTGTCACAAATATACCAGTCCCCATCTGGCTGACGGCCAATAGTTTCCCGCAGATACACACCCATACGCACTACAGCAAATCCACCGGATCCACATCCACCGTCACACGGACCTCCCGGGGCCACCACTTGCGTCGCTCGCTCTCCCAGGCCCGGATGAGGGCAATCCCCTGCCCTACCTGCGGGACCTTCAGCAGCACATGGACACGATGCTGATTCCGCAGACGCTCCAGCGGTGCCGGGGCGGGGCCGAGAAGGACCAGCCGGTCCGGTCCCTCGGCCTCCAGACGGTTTCCCGCCAGTGCGGTCAGCTTTCTGACTGCATCGGCAGCTACGTCCAGCGCCATTTTCGCCTGCGGTGCCTCAAACAGCAGACGGATCAGCCGACAGAACGGCGGGTAGTGCAGCAGGCGTCGCAGCAGCATTTCCTCAGTAGCGAAGCTGGCGTAGTCCTGCGATGCCGCCTGATGGAGCACTGGATGCTCCGTGTCGAACGCCTGGATGATGACCTGCCCCGGAGTCTCCCTGCGACCGGCGCGCCCTGCCACTTGTGTCAGTAGCTGGAAGGTACGCTCCGACGCTCTGAAGTCGGGCAGGGTCAGTCCCTGATCGGCCAGCAACACCCCGACTGCCTCCAGGCCGGGGATGTCCAGACCCTTCGCGACCATCTGGGTCCCGACCAGCAGATCAATCTCACCCAGTGCAAAGCGCTCCAGGACCCGTTCCATCGCTCCCCGCTGCTGGGTGATGTCCCGGTCAAGGCGGGCGACGCGGGCTCCCGGCCAGTACTGCTGCACCAGCGCTTCCACCTGTTGTGTTCCGAAGCCGAGAATCGCCAGTTCCTCCCTATGGCACTGATCACACTTCCCCGGAATAGCTCGGGTGAAATCGCAGTGATGGCAAACGAGCTTGCGGTCGCGACGATGCACAGTGAGGGCGATGGCGCAGCGGGGACATCGGGGAATCCAGCGACAACTCAGACACTGCAGCGCTTTCGCGAAGCCCCGCTGATTCAAAAAGAGGAGCCCCTGTTTGCCACGCTGGAGGGTGTCATCCAGCAGCCCGTGCAATTCCGCCGACAGGGCAGGTTCGCCTCCCCGCATCGCCGACGGATGCAGCTCCACGATCCGGACCGTAGGGAGGACCGCCGCGCCAGCGCGCTCCGGCAGGACATGGTGCGCGACTCCCAGACGCTGGGCCGCGTGCCACGACTCCAGCGAAGGGGTCGCACTCCCGAGGATCACCACCGCCCCATGCAACTCGGCGAGCTTCTGCGCTACGGTCCTCGCGTGATAACGGGGTGTCGCGTGTTGCTTGTACGCCTGGTCATGCTCCTCATCGAGAATGATCAGGCTGATGCGGTCCGCCGGTGCGAAGAGCGCGCTCCGGGGACCAATGAGGACCCGCACCTCGCCGCGACGAATCGCTTCCCAGACCCCGCGACGCTCGCTATCAGTCTGCCCGCTATGGAGCAGCGCAACCGCAGTCTCCCCAAAGTACGCGGTCACACGCTGGACAGTCTGATGCGTGAGTGCGATTTCCGGCACCAAAAAGAGTACGACCCCGTAGGGGAGTGCATGTTCTGCTGTCCTGAGATAGATCTCGGTCTTTCCCGACCCGGTGATTCCCTGCAGCAGATGGATCTTTGCGTCACCCTGTCCGATGTCCGGGAGGATTGCCTCCAGGACATCCTGCTGCTGCAGATTCAGGACATGCTGGGGGCCGTGGCCCGATTTCGCGATCGGAATCAGTGGTTCCAGGAGTCCTTTGCGGACCAGCCGCAGCCAGGTGGTCCGTTGGCGTACGCCCAGATGATCCCGGAGTTGTCCCCAGTGCCAGGGGGGAGTCCAGTGCAGCAACTGCTGCCAGAGCGCCCACTCGGCGGCGGTGCACTGCTCGCGGGAAACTTCAGAAGCCCCCCGATAGGCAGGCTCGATGGGATGGCGCTTGATGGTCCGCAGGTGATAGTCAGGGGCCAGCGCACCGACCGCCAGCAGCAGATTCAGGGCTTCGTCTGGCTCGGTCCCAAAAAGGGCGAGGGCTTTCCAGAACGGAGCGAGTTGCTGCGACGAGCAGACCTGGCCGCGAAACAACTCCAGCGCGTCCCGATCTACAGCGGGACGGAGTCCCCGGCTTGCCAGTGCTTCGGCTGCCAGGAGGGGGTCGACAATGCGCCAGACAACCTGGGTCCGGAAGAATTTCAGATCCCAGAAGTTCAGATGCAGGGCCGAAAAGAGACTGCAGTGATAGAAGGCCGCGAGCCACGATGCAAGCGCCAGCTGACGGGAAGTCATCAGCGGACCACCGGGATAGACCGCCAGGAGCGGCTTAAGGGCGACTCCGGCAGGTGCTGGGACATCCCGGGCGAGGACCAGTCCCTTCCGGACCTTCCCCCGCAGGTCCATCAGCACCAGGTCGCCGGCGCTCACCTCCATCCCGGGAGGGATACTGTAGGTGAAGCCGGTGTCGGCACCCGGCAGGGGATGGGTCGGGACCACCTGACAGGTCGCCAGGTAGCCTGCCTCTGCTAGACTCCCCTCGTGTGCCGGGGCTGTCATCGCCGTCGTCCCCCGACAGGCCCGCCACGCACCATCCCATCAGGACGAGCGGGAGACCACCTCCGTTTATGGCTGAAGGCCGCGATTACTCCCACGAAGCGTATCAGGCCCCTTTTCTTGAGCGGTATGGCCCGATGCTGGGAGGGGGACTCCTGCTGGTTGGCCTCGCCAGCTGGCTGCTGATGGCCAAACCCTGGGAGTACCGTCGCCCCACCTCCGCCCTGAAGGCAGACCCCGCAATCCGGCTCAGCAAAGCGGAGAGTGTCGTGCCGGTTTTTTCGCGGCAGACCTCCCGGGTAGCGATTCATGGGTCCGCAGTCTATGTCACCTGGGTCGACACCCGCACCGACCCGCCCTCCCTGCTGCTGGCGACGTCCACCGATTCCGGCAAAACCTTCGCCGAACGGGTTGTCGAAGCCCCTGAAGCAGGACGACAGTTGCTGGATCCTTCGCTGTTGACCGATGCTCAAGGAAGTCTCTACTGTCTCTACACCTACAGCAAGGCTGACACGAAACGGCTGTCAACAACTTCGATTCAGGGGAATCAGCGGACCGAAGGGGCCTCGCTGAACTCCGGGACACAGGTCTTTTCCCGGCTGGCGCGCTCCGATGATGGCGGCGTCAGCTGGCCAGTAATCCGGGATGTCGCCAGTGTCTACAGCCCGGTCCTCTCTTCTCCAGTGATGGGCATGGACAGCAAAGGGACCATCTATCTCGCCGCCCTTGGGCTCACTGGCGGACAGGAGCAGGTGGTCGCCACCCGAACTGTCAACCGGGGCGACAGTTTTGAACCGGATGTGCAGGTCTCCATGGCTCCCAAAGGACGCCGTCGCGATCTCGCCATCGCGGTCTCGCCTGCCGGGCGGGTGGCGATCCTCTGGAGCGACCTGCGCAACGCCACCGACCTGCCGGAGAACGGCGAAATCTTCGGGGCGCTGGCCAATGCCGGCAAGGACTTCAGTCCGGAAGTGCAACTCATCAAGCCGGCACTGAAGCCGCCCCGTCAGCGCTACCCCTCGGTCTCGCTGACCGATGCCGGGGAGCTGTCGGTGATCTTTGAGGAAGGCATCGAGAAGGAGCGCCGCGACCGGACGGTCCTGCGCTACGCCCACTCCCGGACCTTCGGTGCCGAGTTCGCGCCAGCCCAGACCCTCTTCGCGAAGCAGGTCGACAATCCCTCCGCTGCACAGCTGGTCACCGGACGCGAAGGGTATCTGTATCTCACCTGTGTCGGGACGCTGACCGATCTGGGACAGCCGACGGCGCTCGTCGCCCAGTCGAAAAATGGGGGGAAGTCCTTCAGTGCGTTGACCCCGGTGACAGATCGCTTTGCGCCGACCGTGCAGAATCCCGCGATTGCGGTCCAGGGCAACACGATGGTCATCAGCTTCTTCGATTTCAACGACCCCAAAGGGAAGCCGGGCACACAGGAAGTCTATGCCGTCCGGCTGGTCGATGAAGACCTGCGAGGCTAGCGAACCCACATTTCGAAATCGGCGTCAGAGAATCCGCCACAGATGCCCCGGGATTTCCGGCACCGGCTCGATGGCGAACGTCACCGCCAGCCAGCGCTCGGATTGCTCCGGCTGCATCACCTGCGTCTCCAGCAACCAGCTTTCACGTCCTGGCAGCGTGAAGCGGGAGTACATCTTTTGCGCTTCACGGTTCCAGAAGATTTCCAGCCCCGGCACGGACCCCGGTCGTCCGAGGCGCATGCCGCAGAGTTCGGTTTCATTTTCGGGCCAGACTCCTCCACGACAGGTCACCACCCACTCCAGCAAGGCCGCGATGCTGTAGTGCGCCGCCGCCGCCCGGGCCGCATCCGGCGCCTCGGTCACCAGCAACAATTCCCGCAACACTTTGTCGGCATCCCCGCCGACCTGTATCTGCAGCGATGCCAGGTCCGGCGGCGCTGCCGGGAGCGATCCCCGCACCGCCAGGTCATAGGCGGCATCCAGCGGATCAATCACGACCACCAGATCAACCCCCTCATCGCCCTTCGCCCAGTAGCGCAAATGGGCTCCGGACCCCGACGCATCCGGTGGGGCATACCAGATGATGCCTTTGTCAGCAGCGATGTCGCTGTTCGCGTCCAGTGTCTGCAGGGGTCGGGCACTCGTACCCGCCGGCTGCCAAACGAGCATGGCTGCGACTCCCGTTGCCGTCTCGGGGTACCGCCCATCCCGTCGCGATGCCAGCGCCAGCTCCCGCTTCACCTGCGCCAGATACCGGGGCAGGACTTCCGGCACAGCAGGGTGAGTTGCCTTCGCAGGGGTTGGCTCCTGGACTGCCGCCTGCTGCTTCGCTATCGGTGCGGGGGTGGTCCGCTGACAGCCCATGAGTCCCAGGCAACAGAGTGCGACACTAGCCAACACCAGGAGTCGCAGGGGAGATGGCTGATGACTCATCGACGTCCTCCGGCGGTGGCGAACTCCCGGGTGGCTCGCAGCTCGGTCGCAATTTCTTCGAGCGCCAGCGCGACCCGCTCCAGCGGATCGAGGGGCGAGAGATGCTGCCCCATCGCGCAGAGGATCGGGACCACCTGATCCAGATGCCGGTGCTTGTGATTGAGCGTCACGCGGATGGGACCACCGACCGGGGTCGCCTGCAGCAACACTTGCTTGGGCCCGGCGTGTTGGTACTGCGCCACTTCATGAAACGCCGTTTCATCAGAGGGGATCAGCGCCGCGACCGGAGCCTTCGTATGCTTGTCTGCCCGCAACAGAAAGGCATCCGAGACCACAAAGAGCGCCGGCTGATCTGCGATCTGCGCGATGAGGGCGGAAGCCACGATGTCGACCCGGCAGTAGCGCTCCAGCGAGTAGCCATAGATGACCTGCTGGATCCGGGTCGGCTGTACCGGATCGGTGTAGTGAAAGAGTTCCGGGTCCCCCTGCAAATTGGTCACCAGGACTCCACCGATGTAAACCCCCGGCGCAATCTCGGCGGTTCGGAGGTATCCCACCCGCGCAGTGGCCGGGACTTCCTTCCAGGCATCCCGCTTCCAGGTGGCAGAAATCATGCGTCGCGATTCCCATCCCGCAGGGCCGCCTCGCAGCGGAGGATTCCCTCCTGCGCGCCGGTGGCATGTTCGCCAAAGGGTGCCATTTGCAGATAGGCGCGATAGGTCTCCAGCGCACGCTTGTAATCTTTTTTGCGAATCTCCAGGAAGCGGGCATCGCGCCAGGTCTTCTCTTCTTTCGTGAGGGGAGCGGGGGCAGGATCGGGCGCCGGGGCTGGCCGTGGGGTACTTTCCGACGGCGCATCGTCGGGAGTCACCGCCGGTGCGGGCTGGTCGGTAGGCGTCTCGTCAGGCGCGGCAGCCGGTGTTGGCTCCGGCTCTGCGGCCGGGTCCGTCACCGGCTGCGTCTCGTCGTCGGGAGCATCCGCCGGATCTTCGGGGATGGCCATGTCAGTAAGTCGTGAGGCCATCGCTGCGAGATGGGCCGTGACATCCCCCTCGAAACCGCCCCCCGGTCGCAACCCGCGATACCGTCCAAAGTAATACTGCGCCTCGCCCAAGTCCCCCGCCGCTGCCAGCTGCTCTCCCAGCGCGAAAGCTGCTTCCGGAAAGCCTTCCTGATCCAGCGTCCGGAGGGCGGCGAGGCCGGCGGCTTCCTCATCGACCGCGATCAGGGTCAGGGCGTGGAGATACCGAACCCGGGGATCCGCGGTCATCCCCCCCGCAATGAGGGCTTCGAGTCGCTGTCGGGCCGGTATGGGCTGTCCGGTGGCGAGATCAATCGCCGCAAGATTCAGCTGCGCTTCCAGAATCTGGGGGTCCTGCTGCAGCACCTGCTGGAAGGCGCGTCGCGCCCCCTGGTAATCCTGACACTCCATCGCGGTGACGCCGTCGCGGTAGACCTCTTCGGCAGCGCGGGGTCCTCCCGTACAGCCAGGCGCGAACATGCCGCAGCAGATGGCACCGAGCAGCAGCCATGATCCGGCCTGCGAGGTCATGTGGCTGATTGTACCGACGGAATCGCCGGTGAACCGGACCGGCTCAGTCGTCCGGGTCGATGGGACTCCGCACGCTGCTGAAGAACCAGTCCATGTAGCTCGGCGATCCGCCGACAATCTCGTAGATCAGGAACTCGGGCGTGTCATAGGAGTGCTCTTCATCGATGCGTGCCAGGAGCTCCGGCAACAGCTCCTGCGTGGTTTTCACTGCGGCGAGGACCTCGGATGATTCGGTCACGGCCCCCTCCCAGCGATAGATGCTGGTCGCGCCCGGAATGAGCTGGATGCAGGCGGCGAGTTCCTCGGTCACCAGGAGCCGACTGATGCGTGTCGCCTCGTCCATCGTGGCGAAGGACAACGTGACCAGACAGGGGCCGCCCTCTTCAGGGCCTTCCTCCTCATCGAAATCGGCATCCTGGGGAATCTGATCGGGGTCGAAGTCATGCGGGGACATGTCTGGCTCCTGGTGTGTGACACGCTGACGCGCAGCGGAGATTCCGTCGCCGCATGATACCGATGCAGCGATCCGGAAAGTACAATGGGTCCGGAAGTCGCCATCACGCTTCCGACTTCGGTGACCTATGGCCACAACACCACTCCAATCCCCGCCGCAGCCCCTGACCCCACCGCGCATCCTGCGGTGGCAATCGCGGGTGGAGCAGCTCGCCAAAACTCATGCTGCCATCTGGTGGCTGCATGACGCGCCCGACTATGACGGGCTGGAAGCGGCGGCACGCGAGCTGGTGACCCTGACCTTGCCGGATCTCTCCCGCAGCGACTGCCGTCAGGCCGCCGCCGCCATCCGGCTCTGCTACGAGTGCTACGACACCGCCCAGAGCTATGTGCGGTCCTGGGACTTGCGGTCCCATCGGCAGGCCGAGTCGGTCCTGGAGGCCGCGCATACTGCGGTCCGCGAAATCTGGGAGCCGGAGTCCGCAGGACTGGAAGAGGGGTACTTCGCCTTCTTCGCACATTCCATGTGGCTGCATGCCCCCGGCTGGCAGCGTCCGGTACAGAAACTCTGGCGGAATCCAGCGCGCCTCGCGGGGCTCTGGCGCTACCACCGCGCCTCATTCGGCGCGACGCATCCGGACGCGGTCCGCCCTGCCGTGGAAGCCCTCTTTTGGGCCGGCTTAGCCGGACACGACTACAAGTCGCGGGAAGCGGCAGAAACACATCTGGTCAACTATTGGGCGCTCCTCGATCGTCGGGAGATCCGCCATCTCTTTTTCTGATCCGCCGGTGGCCGGCGCTCAGGCTGCCTGGCTCGGCATGAACTGCTTCACGATGGTCGTCAGCCGTCCATAGTCAAAGGGTTTCGCCAGGACAAGTTTTGCCCCTGCCTGCAACAGCTCATCGCGCAGCAGGGGGGCCGCCTGGCCGGCAGTGGTGACAATCAGTGCGACATCCGGGCGTCGCTTCGTGAGGACCGTCAGGAAATCGAGGGGCTGCACCCGGGGGGTCATGTAGTCGAACACAATGACGTTGTAGCGGGAGCGGGCGATGGCCTCCACCGCCTCGATGCCGTCTGCGGCAGTCCGGACCTTCAGGCCGCTGCGCATCAGGTGATGCGCGATGGCGATCCGGTTCACCGCTTCCGCTTCCACGATGAGGGATTCCCCCAGCGCAGCATCGGCGGCGGCGTTGGGCTGTCCGGGGAGGTGGTCGCGATTCTGGATCAGCTCGTTGTACTGGACATACAACTCCTGCAGCTCCCGGTCCTTCTCCGTGAGAAGTTCCAGGACCCGTTCCAGGGCTTCCAGGGCGTTAAGGTGGAGATGAGCCGCGCCATCCATCATCGGTGCCTCTCCCGTTGCAAAAAGACTGCGTGTCAGGGACGTAGAA
The bacterium genome window above contains:
- the def gene encoding Peptide deformylase, producing MALLPILDIEDPDLRVNCSTVKFLPDDFEETLADMFETMITHRGVGLSAPQVGIEKRFFIYTLDLESTEFRVVINPVITNRRGNSVAEEGCLSYEGYTAEVARAFEITVKYLDEQMKKVERTIQGWEARIFQHEMDHLDGILFVDRMESGTLKQCNRFEDVEAAPAVAEPALETSQG
- the priA gene encoding primosomal protein N'; the protein is MTAPAHEGSLAEAGYLATCQVVPTHPLPGADTGFTYSIPPGMEVSAGDLVLMDLRGKVRKGLVLARDVPAPAGVALKPLLAVYPGGPLMTSRQLALASWLAAFYHCSLFSALHLNFWDLKFFRTQVVWRIVDPLLAAEALASRGLRPAVDRDALELFRGQVCSSQQLAPFWKALALFGTEPDEALNLLLAVGALAPDYHLRTIKRHPIEPAYRGASEVSREQCTAAEWALWQQLLHWTPPWHWGQLRDHLGVRQRTTWLRLVRKGLLEPLIPIAKSGHGPQHVLNLQQQDVLEAILPDIGQGDAKIHLLQGITGSGKTEIYLRTAEHALPYGVVLFLVPEIALTHQTVQRVTAYFGETAVALLHSGQTDSERRGVWEAIRRGEVRVLIGPRSALFAPADRISLIILDEEHDQAYKQHATPRYHARTVAQKLAELHGAVVILGSATPSLESWHAAQRLGVAHHVLPERAGAAVLPTVRIVELHPSAMRGGEPALSAELHGLLDDTLQRGKQGLLFLNQRGFAKALQCLSCRWIPRCPRCAIALTVHRRDRKLVCHHCDFTRAIPGKCDQCHREELAILGFGTQQVEALVQQYWPGARVARLDRDITQQRGAMERVLERFALGEIDLLVGTQMVAKGLDIPGLEAVGVLLADQGLTLPDFRASERTFQLLTQVAGRAGRRETPGQVIIQAFDTEHPVLHQAASQDYASFATEEMLLRRLLHYPPFCRLIRLLFEAPQAKMALDVAADAVRKLTALAGNRLEAEGPDRLVLLGPAPAPLERLRNQHRVHVLLKVPQVGQGIALIRAWESERRKWWPREVRVTVDVDPVDLL
- the cutA gene encoding Divalent-cation tolerance protein CutA; this translates as MSPHDFDPDQIPQDADFDEEEGPEEGGPCLVTLSFATMDEATRISRLLVTEELAACIQLIPGATSIYRWEGAVTESSEVLAAVKTTQELLPELLARIDEEHSYDTPEFLIYEIVGGSPSYMDWFFSSVRSPIDPDD
- the rssB gene encoding Regulator of RpoS; its protein translation is MMDGAAHLHLNALEALERVLELLTEKDRELQELYVQYNELIQNRDHLPGQPNAAADAALGESLIVEAEAVNRIAIAHHLMRSGLKVRTAADGIEAVEAIARSRYNVIVFDYMTPRVQPLDFLTVLTKRRPDVALIVTTAGQAAPLLRDELLQAGAKLVLAKPFDYGRLTTIVKQFMPSQAA